The Glutamicibacter mishrai DNA window GCTCCCAGAAATTTTGCGTAGTGCCCTGTGTAGATCAGAGTCATATTTGCGTCTTCCGAAATGACCCCTGTGTGGTCGTTGGTCGATAGCTGGGTTTGAAGTAATCAGGTCGAATTGTTCCTGGCTAAAGCGATAAGTTCGAGCGGAAATCTTCTGGCACTCCCATTCGCCGGAGTGGATCTTATTGAGCACCATTTGACTGGATACTTTCAGCTTTTCGGCGACTTCTTGGGGCGTATAAAACTCTTCGCTCATGAAATTATCCTCGTTCCTCTGGCAACGAATTGAACCAATCTCTCAGCTCGTCGCTCGCGATCACTGGACGGCTGCTCGGGTACCTAGCGATCAGGTTACCGAGCTTGATATGGGCTCGAATGGTATCCACTCCGACACCGTAGGACTCAGCCGCTTCCTGAACCGTGTAGGCCTTCTTGGGCACATGGCACGAGCAGCAGGTCAATTCATCGCTCAAGGTCCGCTCTCTCCATTCTTCCGATTGCAATAAAGCGCTGGGACTTCGAGACTACGATACTGCTCCATCTATTCCAAGGAGTCCGCCGCCCGTGCATCAGCGTCGTTGCGCA harbors:
- a CDS encoding helix-turn-helix domain-containing protein, with translation MSDELTCCSCHVPKKAYTVQEAAESYGVGVDTIRAHIKLGNLIARYPSSRPVIASDELRDWFNSLPEERG
- a CDS encoding helix-turn-helix domain-containing protein — translated: MSEEFYTPQEVAEKLKVSSQMVLNKIHSGEWECQKISARTYRFSQEQFDLITSNPAIDQRPHRGHFGRRKYDSDLHRALRKISGSSEN